From Thalassotalea euphylliae, the proteins below share one genomic window:
- a CDS encoding PAS domain S-box protein produces MFDAQVRSIIATVVDGFIIIDDKGHVQSFNKAAGKIFGCKPNEALGRNVDVLVPEPFQIQHNSYLSNNLITSTQKIIGIGRAICARRKEAKLQEVSLSAWCKHIY; encoded by the coding sequence ATGTTTGACGCGCAAGTGCGATCAATCATCGCCACTGTGGTCGATGGTTTTATTATTATTGACGATAAAGGCCATGTTCAAAGCTTTAACAAAGCGGCCGGTAAAATCTTTGGTTGTAAGCCCAATGAAGCACTTGGCCGCAACGTTGACGTGTTGGTGCCAGAGCCATTTCAAATACAGCACAACAGTTACCTCTCCAATAACCTGATAACAAGTACCCAAAAAATTATCGGCATCGGCCGAGCAATTTGTGCGCGTCGCAAAGAAGCAAAGCTCCAAGAGGTATCACTGAGTGCTTGGTGCAAACACATATATTGA
- a CDS encoding T6SS phospholipase effector Tle1-like catalytic domain-containing protein → MPTQRPIEPLNQLNVDNLSVFDEPINPLFGNEQAAQKPSYPPHKTAESLPREVKLALPAHHSQWLVLTQPVSWQQLRADQYTRLYVKDKKSWQAVNTLRASPAKGELLVLKHKDFYQQGNKQATLIKGAAGAGQAKTTGKNPFTQGYNDQSTNYHVPAYQQGLAPSTIFTNIEQSPEPEEKRIIIKIEGETSARFTLKGSGVNQQRTFDSKAKESASTAYFAKLKEDASYQLDAKLLNLPVQTIVPNMAFSDYQNRQTIENLNIGENGGFQLLDHRVTSQGHVELTLLPEPPCFGVFFDGTGNNLTNDSQDPNDDKEPTNIAKLYELYPRLERAKERFYSEGIGTQAFENDSNWDMAFAGSFDDRIKLALDETRDFFIRFPSCKVGTIDIFGFSRGASQARAFANIIHKLNREQPDYWGGTKLMVRFIGLFDTVASIGGDGDNDHSEASANKAIPGQINLDLAENSAGKVYQLAAWDERRDKFPLNSLKTGENLLLTNHEEVELPGAHADIGGGYGPVASEIRYPRLYIAGKPDEPAHQAELEIRRKLLAEEYDWPGIDIELIALRPRKNHNRRIKNLPEQSFYTPYKAVWRRQVNNSLSHYALHQMHQVAVQHGVPFRPINKLAGLYPYELSNELKTLVESATANGPQSTAWQKLYLEYIHISVKYAGFIDGIAHGEEQSAIYTTSNGQREIFYNQPDNAETNSDNWQFYQGIGQSHWRK, encoded by the coding sequence ATGCCCACTCAACGACCCATTGAGCCGTTAAACCAGCTTAATGTCGATAATTTAAGTGTTTTTGACGAACCAATAAATCCCCTCTTTGGTAACGAGCAGGCAGCACAAAAGCCCAGTTACCCGCCTCACAAGACCGCAGAGTCATTACCGCGAGAGGTCAAACTTGCTCTACCTGCGCACCATAGCCAATGGCTAGTACTAACCCAGCCAGTAAGTTGGCAACAGCTAAGGGCAGATCAATACACACGACTGTATGTTAAAGACAAAAAGTCATGGCAAGCGGTAAATACCCTGCGAGCATCGCCGGCCAAAGGCGAATTATTGGTATTAAAGCACAAAGACTTTTATCAGCAAGGTAACAAGCAAGCGACTTTGATAAAAGGCGCGGCGGGAGCAGGCCAAGCCAAGACGACAGGTAAGAACCCATTTACACAAGGTTATAATGATCAAAGTACAAATTATCACGTACCTGCATATCAGCAAGGCTTAGCGCCATCCACTATTTTTACCAATATTGAACAATCTCCTGAGCCCGAAGAAAAACGTATCATCATTAAAATTGAAGGTGAAACGTCGGCCCGCTTTACCCTCAAGGGTAGTGGTGTTAACCAACAGCGCACGTTCGATAGCAAGGCTAAAGAAAGTGCGAGTACAGCATACTTTGCCAAGCTAAAAGAAGATGCCAGTTATCAGCTTGACGCAAAGTTGCTGAACCTACCAGTGCAAACCATAGTGCCTAACATGGCATTTAGTGACTACCAAAATCGCCAAACCATTGAAAACTTAAATATTGGGGAGAACGGCGGTTTTCAACTACTTGACCATCGCGTAACTAGTCAAGGCCATGTTGAGCTAACACTACTGCCTGAGCCACCTTGCTTTGGCGTATTTTTTGATGGCACGGGAAATAACCTCACCAACGACAGCCAAGACCCCAATGACGATAAAGAGCCCACTAATATTGCCAAACTTTACGAGCTATATCCAAGGCTTGAGCGAGCTAAAGAGCGGTTTTATTCAGAAGGTATTGGCACTCAAGCCTTTGAAAATGATAGTAACTGGGATATGGCGTTTGCAGGTAGCTTTGATGATCGTATTAAGCTCGCATTAGATGAAACAAGAGACTTCTTTATTCGTTTCCCCTCGTGCAAAGTAGGTACAATTGATATCTTTGGTTTTAGTCGAGGCGCATCGCAAGCGCGAGCCTTTGCCAATATTATTCATAAGCTCAACCGTGAACAGCCCGATTACTGGGGCGGTACAAAGCTGATGGTGCGTTTTATCGGCCTATTTGACACGGTAGCCTCCATCGGCGGCGATGGCGATAATGACCATAGCGAAGCTAGTGCAAACAAGGCTATTCCTGGCCAAATTAATTTAGACTTGGCGGAAAACTCGGCGGGTAAGGTTTACCAATTAGCCGCATGGGATGAGCGGCGCGATAAATTCCCACTTAACTCCCTTAAAACCGGCGAAAACCTGTTACTTACCAACCACGAAGAAGTTGAGTTGCCTGGCGCCCATGCCGATATTGGTGGCGGTTATGGGCCTGTTGCCTCAGAAATTCGCTACCCCAGACTATATATAGCTGGCAAGCCAGATGAGCCTGCGCATCAAGCCGAGCTAGAAATTCGTAGAAAATTACTGGCAGAGGAATACGATTGGCCGGGGATTGATATCGAACTTATCGCACTGCGCCCGCGAAAAAATCACAATCGACGTATTAAAAACTTACCTGAACAGAGCTTTTATACGCCGTACAAAGCCGTCTGGCGTCGTCAGGTGAACAACTCCTTGTCTCATTATGCGCTGCATCAAATGCATCAAGTCGCAGTACAGCATGGCGTGCCTTTTCGACCTATCAATAAGCTAGCGGGGCTTTATCCCTATGAACTTTCCAATGAACTAAAAACCTTGGTGGAAAGCGCTACCGCTAACGGGCCACAAAGCACTGCATGGCAAAAGCTCTACCTTGAGTATATCCATATTAGCGTGAAGTATGCTGGGTTTATTGATGGTATCGCTCATGGTGAAGAACAAAGTGCAATTTACACTACGTCTAACGGCCAACGTGAAATCTTTTATAATCAGCCAGATAACGCAGAGACAAACTCCGATAACTGGCAATTTTATCAAGGTATAGGCCAATCTCATTGGAGAAAATAA
- the recQ gene encoding DNA helicase RecQ: protein MTSPATNAQAPLLESLKHHFGYTSFREGQAGVIEQVMSGRDCLVLMPTGGGKSLCYQLPATLFDGITIVVSPLISLMKDQVDGLTRQGISAAFVNSSQSQAQVNDIFQRLAAGQIRLLYVAPERLTQHYFLQGIASLPIRLFAIDEAHCISQWGHDFRRAYTQLGCLKRHFPHIPVMALTATADVTTRKDILEQLGLHNPYVHLDSFDRPNIRFTLAEKYNGQKQILSYIKQRKDDAGIVYCSSRWQVEKLSKFLGESGINCAAYHAGLETEIRAYVQDGFTKDNIQIVVATVAFGLGINKPNVRYVVHFEPPRTIESYYQEIGRAGRDGMPAEALFLCDEQDISRMKKRIAEHEDEQRAKVEMQRFQAMTDFVDAQTCRRQVVLNYFAEFTKKRCGNCDICLDPPSEFDATEVAQKVLSCVYRIEQKGDVQYLVTVLRGQVTPQIQKQGHEKVSTFGIGKDKTPSYWFSVIRQLIHLGYLQQDIAQHSALKLTEAARSVLTAQETLMLASPRLQRASYWQQNSAAKQYDRKLFGKLRSLRKEIADAEDVAPFIVFNDATLAELARIQPRSQAQMLSVSGIGDTKLARYGEPFLSLIKAHLNA, encoded by the coding sequence TTGACCTCCCCTGCTACCAATGCGCAAGCACCACTTCTTGAGTCTTTAAAACACCACTTTGGCTACACCTCATTTCGCGAGGGGCAAGCAGGTGTCATTGAGCAAGTAATGAGTGGTCGCGATTGTTTAGTGTTAATGCCAACTGGGGGCGGTAAATCGCTATGTTATCAACTGCCTGCAACCTTATTTGACGGTATCACCATTGTCGTTTCGCCACTGATTTCGCTAATGAAAGATCAAGTGGATGGACTGACACGGCAAGGTATCAGCGCCGCGTTTGTGAACTCATCGCAAAGCCAAGCGCAAGTGAACGATATTTTTCAGCGTTTGGCAGCTGGTCAAATTCGTTTGCTCTATGTCGCGCCAGAGCGGCTGACGCAGCATTACTTCTTGCAAGGTATTGCCAGTTTACCTATTCGCTTATTCGCAATTGATGAAGCGCACTGTATTTCACAATGGGGTCATGATTTTAGGCGTGCTTATACCCAATTAGGCTGCTTAAAACGCCACTTTCCGCACATTCCGGTAATGGCGTTAACGGCAACGGCAGATGTCACCACGCGCAAAGACATTCTCGAACAGCTAGGGCTACACAACCCGTATGTGCATCTTGATAGCTTTGATCGCCCTAATATCCGTTTTACGCTTGCGGAAAAATACAATGGGCAAAAGCAAATACTCTCGTATATCAAACAGCGCAAAGACGACGCTGGCATTGTCTATTGCAGCAGCCGTTGGCAAGTGGAGAAACTCAGTAAGTTCTTGGGTGAGTCGGGTATTAACTGCGCCGCTTATCACGCGGGCTTAGAAACGGAAATTCGCGCTTATGTACAAGACGGCTTTACCAAAGACAATATTCAGATTGTTGTCGCTACCGTCGCCTTTGGTTTAGGCATTAACAAGCCGAATGTGCGCTATGTAGTGCATTTTGAGCCGCCGCGCACCATTGAGTCTTATTATCAAGAAATTGGCCGCGCAGGTCGTGACGGTATGCCGGCAGAGGCATTGTTTTTGTGTGATGAGCAAGATATTAGCCGGATGAAAAAGCGCATTGCCGAGCACGAAGACGAGCAACGGGCGAAAGTAGAAATGCAGCGTTTTCAAGCGATGACCGATTTTGTGGACGCGCAAACTTGCCGTCGTCAGGTGGTGCTTAACTACTTTGCTGAATTTACGAAAAAACGCTGTGGTAACTGTGATATTTGCCTTGACCCGCCCAGTGAGTTTGATGCCACTGAGGTGGCGCAAAAGGTGCTGTCTTGCGTCTATCGCATTGAGCAAAAAGGTGATGTACAGTATCTGGTTACCGTGCTGCGCGGGCAAGTGACACCTCAAATTCAAAAACAGGGTCATGAAAAGGTCTCCACCTTTGGCATTGGTAAAGACAAAACGCCCAGTTATTGGTTTTCTGTGATCCGTCAGTTAATCCATCTCGGCTATTTGCAACAAGATATCGCCCAGCATTCGGCACTGAAACTGACAGAAGCTGCACGCTCGGTATTAACAGCGCAAGAAACGCTTATGTTAGCGTCACCGCGCTTGCAACGCGCCAGTTACTGGCAACAAAATAGCGCGGCGAAACAGTACGATCGCAAGCTGTTTGGTAAATTACGTTCATTGCGCAAAGAAATTGCCGATGCTGAAGATGTCGCACCGTTTATTGTCTTTAACGATGCAACATTGGCGGAATTAGCTCGCATTCAGCCGCGTTCACAAGCGCAGATGTTATCGGTCAGTGGTATTGGCGATACTAAGTTAGCCCGCTATGGCGAGCCTTTCTTATCGCTTATCAAGGCGCATCTTAACGCTTAG
- a CDS encoding response regulator: MTRFSERVTLLVVEDDDIDFMTIKRSFARERISNHIVRAHHGEEALKLLINNSIPSPYVVLLDLQMPRMGGLEFLDKVRKNKTIANAIVFVLTTSANEQDIERSYLKNVAGYFVKDEAGKEFIEIVSLLRGYWQIAHLPGEA, encoded by the coding sequence ATGACCAGATTTAGCGAGCGCGTCACCTTATTGGTGGTTGAGGATGACGACATTGATTTTATGACCATCAAACGCAGCTTTGCCAGAGAGCGTATTAGTAACCACATTGTGCGTGCACATCACGGCGAAGAAGCGTTGAAGTTGCTGATCAACAACTCCATTCCTTCCCCGTATGTGGTGTTACTGGATTTACAAATGCCGAGAATGGGCGGGTTGGAGTTTCTCGACAAGGTCAGAAAAAACAAAACCATCGCAAATGCCATCGTTTTCGTGTTAACTACGTCAGCCAATGAGCAAGATATTGAAAGAAGTTACTTAAAAAATGTCGCCGGGTATTTTGTCAAAGACGAGGCGGGTAAAGAATTTATCGAAATCGTGTCACTGCTCAGAGGATATTGGCAGATTGCCCACTTGCCAGGAGAGGCATAG
- a CDS encoding DUF2931 domain-containing protein yields the protein MIIRLIISLLMVLPLIACTTHQPIKYMLVSGSTVKGNEIMVRPIRFDDSWQVPAGSMSCCWGVAGATAGAFGKPFPKKVAVQWHDESQSRLYSAQVKIDHKRGEKIARNLPTYTIVSLDEIKKM from the coding sequence ATGATTATTCGACTAATTATTTCATTGCTTATGGTACTGCCATTAATCGCTTGTACAACCCACCAACCCATCAAGTATATGCTGGTTTCTGGCTCTACCGTCAAAGGAAATGAAATCATGGTACGTCCGATAAGATTTGACGACTCGTGGCAAGTTCCTGCAGGCAGTATGTCATGTTGTTGGGGTGTTGCAGGTGCAACTGCGGGTGCTTTTGGCAAGCCGTTTCCTAAAAAAGTTGCGGTCCAGTGGCATGATGAAAGTCAAAGCCGCTTATATTCAGCGCAAGTCAAAATCGATCATAAGCGAGGCGAAAAAATTGCCAGAAACTTACCTACTTATACGATTGTAAGTCTTGATGAAATAAAAAAAATGTGA
- the rarD gene encoding EamA family transporter RarD, producing the protein MPNSSASAQTNSGIINALAAYFMWGLAPMYFKALTAVGATEILIHRVVWSTLLLLVIVVAIGKWQPFVKTLTNKKVVASLAVTATLLGSNWYIFIWAVNNDHLLDASLGYYINPIFNVALGMIFLGERLRKWQGVAVALAIVGVLIQVAVLGTIPMISLVLAATFGIYALVRKKLHIDSFVGLLIESLLLLPVALLGWLFFVSSDTSNMLNNSWSLNTMLLMAGVITTAPLLCFTAAAKRLTLATLGFFQYIGPSIMFMLATFYYQEVLAPAKLATFACIWAALVIYSVDSLRARKARKQVTQPTTAVNKTN; encoded by the coding sequence ATGCCCAACTCATCAGCTTCAGCTCAAACCAATAGCGGGATTATTAATGCGCTAGCTGCATATTTTATGTGGGGCTTAGCACCAATGTACTTTAAGGCGCTAACCGCCGTTGGAGCGACTGAGATTTTGATCCACCGTGTTGTCTGGTCAACGCTGTTATTGTTAGTCATCGTGGTTGCTATTGGCAAATGGCAGCCTTTTGTCAAAACCCTCACCAACAAAAAAGTCGTCGCTAGCCTTGCTGTCACGGCAACATTACTAGGCAGTAATTGGTATATCTTCATTTGGGCGGTTAATAACGATCACCTGCTGGATGCCAGTTTAGGTTACTACATCAACCCTATTTTTAATGTCGCCTTGGGGATGATTTTTCTGGGCGAGCGATTGCGTAAATGGCAAGGGGTAGCAGTAGCTCTGGCGATTGTCGGCGTCTTAATTCAAGTCGCTGTACTCGGCACGATTCCGATGATTTCACTGGTACTTGCCGCCACTTTTGGCATCTACGCTTTAGTGCGTAAAAAGCTGCACATCGACTCTTTTGTCGGCTTATTAATTGAATCACTATTACTACTGCCAGTGGCACTTCTGGGGTGGCTATTTTTTGTCAGCAGCGACACCAGCAATATGCTTAATAACTCATGGTCGCTCAATACCATGCTATTGATGGCGGGTGTGATCACCACCGCACCTTTACTGTGTTTTACTGCCGCGGCAAAACGCCTGACACTCGCCACACTTGGCTTTTTCCAATACATTGGGCCAAGTATCATGTTTATGCTGGCAACCTTTTATTATCAAGAAGTGCTAGCGCCGGCAAAACTGGCGACCTTTGCCTGTATTTGGGCGGCCTTGGTTATTTACAGCGTGGACTCGTTAAGAGCGCGCAAAGCGCGAAAGCAAGTCACTCAACCAACAACAGCAGTAAACAAAACGAACTAA
- a CDS encoding response regulator — protein sequence MATRKILIVDNNQDDIEAIQRALGDCEAIPYEFYVAPTEELSLELLKDQHFDCLLLDYHLPGVSGLELFRAIKAQAPTVPIVVLTGPTDQLMAASLLKQGAQDYINKFALNSLNLHEKISAAIEHASAFVPRRSALDCKVLIIDGNTDDIEACRRLLRKAPSEYTVEHAMTGHQGLAMIAGNEPDCILLDDSMPGATGLDLLTNIVTNHPFVPVVMMTGQGNESVAVNAIKFGAQDYLVKSDLKASRLDKVIGLAVQKKQHERQLLIKEQELEEAHNFLEIVFQSVPGYLFVKDKDFRLVKMNDHFLHLYGVEDQNTILGRTTFEDYDPVDVEYFLAKDKEAFANGSSETIEQITFPNGEIRTLHTIKQRFNDNTGEPFILGAAADVTERDLLISKLRKSNEDLEQFAYIASHDLKSPLNAIKKLVTWIEEDYGDQLPQGAKAHFDMIKSRSVRLGQLLNDLLAYSRLNKKLSDAEPFNFQQLALNAHELNAEFERFTLVASDLDIVLPKAAMQIVLLNLLGNTIKHHDKGYGHIQMDVIDCQSHYEIHYFDDGPGIPREYAEKVFQMFHTLKPKDEVEGSGMGLAMVKKVVEYYQGTVELVYGDKFTSGVHFKIVWPVHQVVNTLAHEAVYDQI from the coding sequence ATGGCAACTCGGAAAATACTTATTGTTGATAATAATCAAGATGATATCGAGGCGATACAACGGGCGCTTGGCGATTGCGAAGCGATTCCGTATGAATTTTATGTCGCCCCAACCGAAGAGCTTTCGCTCGAATTACTCAAAGACCAGCACTTTGACTGTCTTTTATTAGACTACCATTTGCCGGGCGTGTCAGGGCTTGAATTGTTTCGCGCGATTAAAGCGCAAGCTCCCACTGTGCCGATTGTGGTACTTACTGGCCCAACCGATCAATTAATGGCGGCTTCCCTGCTCAAGCAAGGCGCTCAGGACTACATCAATAAGTTTGCGCTAAATTCACTTAACCTGCATGAAAAAATCTCAGCGGCAATTGAACACGCCAGTGCGTTTGTGCCCCGTCGTAGCGCGTTAGATTGCAAGGTATTGATTATTGACGGCAACACCGATGATATCGAGGCATGTCGGCGGTTACTGCGCAAAGCACCCAGTGAATACACTGTTGAACACGCCATGACAGGTCACCAAGGGTTAGCCATGATTGCGGGCAATGAACCTGACTGCATCTTACTTGACGATTCCATGCCCGGTGCAACTGGCCTGGATTTGCTGACCAATATAGTAACCAATCACCCATTTGTGCCCGTTGTGATGATGACGGGTCAGGGTAACGAATCGGTTGCGGTTAATGCCATCAAGTTTGGCGCTCAAGACTATTTGGTCAAAAGCGACTTAAAAGCCAGCCGATTAGACAAAGTGATTGGCTTGGCGGTTCAAAAGAAACAGCACGAGCGACAACTACTAATAAAAGAGCAAGAGCTTGAGGAAGCTCATAATTTCCTTGAAATCGTGTTTCAGTCGGTGCCGGGCTATCTTTTTGTTAAAGACAAAGACTTTCGCTTGGTCAAAATGAACGACCACTTTCTGCACTTGTATGGCGTTGAAGATCAAAACACTATTTTGGGGCGCACGACCTTTGAAGATTATGACCCTGTTGATGTTGAATACTTTCTCGCCAAAGACAAAGAAGCCTTTGCCAATGGCAGCAGTGAAACCATCGAACAGATAACCTTTCCCAATGGCGAAATTCGCACCTTACACACGATTAAACAGCGCTTTAATGACAATACCGGCGAGCCTTTTATTTTGGGGGCGGCCGCCGATGTAACCGAGCGTGATTTATTAATTTCAAAGTTACGCAAGTCTAATGAAGACCTAGAGCAGTTTGCTTACATCGCTTCGCATGATTTGAAATCACCACTCAACGCCATTAAAAAACTCGTGACTTGGATTGAAGAAGATTACGGCGATCAGCTGCCGCAAGGGGCTAAAGCCCATTTTGACATGATCAAAAGTCGCTCGGTTCGCCTTGGTCAGTTGCTTAACGATCTACTGGCTTATTCGCGCTTAAACAAAAAGCTCTCCGATGCTGAGCCATTTAACTTCCAACAGCTGGCGCTTAATGCCCATGAGCTTAACGCAGAATTCGAGCGCTTTACCTTGGTTGCATCTGATCTCGATATTGTGCTGCCCAAAGCTGCGATGCAAATCGTATTGCTTAATTTGCTCGGTAATACCATTAAGCACCACGATAAAGGGTACGGTCATATTCAGATGGATGTTATCGATTGTCAGTCTCATTACGAGATTCATTATTTCGATGACGGCCCGGGTATTCCAAGAGAGTACGCGGAAAAGGTATTCCAGATGTTCCATACACTTAAACCCAAAGATGAAGTGGAAGGCAGTGGCATGGGGCTAGCGATGGTGAAAAAGGTGGTTGAGTATTACCAAGGCACAGTTGAGCTTGTGTATGGCGACAAATTCACCTCTGGCGTTCATTTTAAAATTGTTTGGCCTGTGCATCAGGTCGTTAACACGTTGGCGCATGAGGCTGTATATGACCAGATTTAG
- a CDS encoding DUF2931 domain-containing protein, whose amino-acid sequence MIRPLVFDEKWKVPVGSLGCCWKESGAQSGAWDKLFPKKVAVQWHDESQSRLYSAEVKIDHKRGEEIARNLPPYTVISSGRIEKQPKPKLIVGFGENGEVTVWISNASSEMNKTGRILVELGSGQATWEHFDPY is encoded by the coding sequence ATGATTCGGCCTTTGGTATTTGATGAAAAATGGAAAGTTCCTGTGGGAAGCCTAGGCTGTTGTTGGAAAGAATCGGGGGCTCAGTCAGGCGCATGGGATAAGCTTTTTCCTAAAAAAGTCGCAGTTCAATGGCATGATGAGAGCCAGAGCCGCTTATACAGTGCCGAAGTCAAGATTGACCACAAGCGAGGGGAAGAAATTGCCAGAAATTTACCGCCATATACCGTAATAAGCTCGGGTCGAATTGAAAAACAGCCAAAACCTAAATTAATTGTAGGTTTTGGTGAAAATGGTGAAGTGACCGTTTGGATATCTAATGCATCCAGTGAAATGAACAAAACAGGTCGAATTCTGGTGGAGCTTGGCTCAGGCCAAGCGACTTGGGAGCACTTTGACCCATATTAA
- a CDS encoding DUF2931 domain-containing protein has translation MMIRLMISLLMVLPLIACTANQPIKYMVIGSSTVKGNELMVRPLVFDDSWRKPVGNLGCCWQEAGALSGAWGKYFPKKVAVQWHDESQSRLYSTEVKIDHVRGEKIARNLPTYTIVSLDEIKKNVKPYLIVGFGEQGEVTVWISNAPSEMNISGRILVALGSGQATWEHFDPY, from the coding sequence ATGATGATTCGACTAATGATTTCACTGCTGATGGTACTGCCATTAATCGCTTGTACTGCCAATCAACCCATCAAGTATATGGTCATTGGTTCATCAACGGTCAAAGGTAATGAGTTAATGGTGCGCCCGTTAGTATTTGATGATAGCTGGCGTAAGCCTGTCGGTAATTTAGGTTGCTGCTGGCAAGAGGCAGGAGCACTATCTGGCGCTTGGGGCAAGTATTTCCCCAAAAAAGTCGCGGTCCAGTGGCATGATGAAAGTCAAAGCCGCCTATACAGCACAGAAGTCAAGATTGACCATGTGCGAGGCGAAAAAATTGCCAGAAACTTACCTACTTATACGATTGTAAGTCTTGATGAAATAAAAAAAAATGTGAAGCCTTACTTAATTGTTGGCTTTGGTGAGCAGGGCGAAGTGACCGTGTGGATATCTAATGCGCCCAGCGAGATGAATATCAGTGGTCGAATATTGGTCGCGCTCGGTTCAGGTCAAGCGACTTGGGAGCACTTTGATCCTTATTAA
- a CDS encoding thioesterase family protein — MNKQQRFQKVAELWNASMPFNQLLGFEISRFDDTRSEISFHWDDKLIGNPMQKILHGGVTAAALDLAGGVVAAASIIANMEAVSPLLIQENLNKLGTIDLRTDFLRPGRGEHFVASAHIIRSGSKVAVARMELHNEKNDHIAFGTGTYMVG; from the coding sequence ATGAATAAACAACAACGCTTTCAAAAAGTTGCCGAACTATGGAATGCCAGCATGCCGTTTAATCAACTACTGGGCTTTGAAATTTCGCGCTTTGACGACACGCGCTCAGAAATTAGTTTTCATTGGGATGACAAACTCATTGGCAACCCAATGCAAAAAATACTGCACGGCGGCGTAACTGCAGCAGCCCTTGATTTAGCTGGTGGCGTAGTCGCTGCGGCAAGCATTATCGCCAATATGGAAGCAGTCTCTCCTTTGCTGATTCAAGAAAACCTTAACAAACTCGGCACCATAGATTTGCGTACCGACTTCTTGCGCCCGGGCAGAGGTGAGCATTTTGTCGCGTCTGCGCACATTATTCGCAGTGGCAGTAAAGTTGCCGTCGCCCGTATGGAGCTGCACAACGAGAAAAACGACCATATCGCCTTTGGCACTGGCACTTATATGGTTGGTTAA
- a CDS encoding 2TM domain-containing protein has translation MLIKKLRLQRGWSQEHLSQVSGLSVRTIQRIERGQKAGLESLKSLAAVFELDISSLQQEVDMTTQASTADTDNKAGIQVTLEEQRAMEYVQGLKAFYGHLATYIIINIVLFAVNWLITPGYLWVLWVMMGWGIGLISHAVATFELFNFFDAEWEKRQIEKRLGRDL, from the coding sequence ATGCTAATTAAGAAGTTACGCTTACAACGCGGTTGGTCACAAGAGCATTTGTCGCAAGTATCAGGCTTGAGTGTCCGCACCATACAGCGAATTGAGCGCGGCCAAAAAGCCGGATTGGAATCGCTAAAATCACTTGCGGCAGTGTTCGAACTTGATATTTCATCACTGCAACAGGAGGTAGACATGACCACTCAAGCAAGCACAGCCGACACTGACAATAAAGCAGGCATTCAAGTCACCTTGGAAGAGCAGCGCGCCATGGAGTACGTGCAAGGGTTAAAAGCCTTCTATGGCCATTTGGCCACATACATCATTATTAACATCGTATTGTTTGCCGTGAATTGGTTGATCACGCCCGGCTATTTATGGGTACTTTGGGTAATGATGGGCTGGGGAATAGGGCTTATCAGCCACGCGGTCGCCACCTTTGAGCTATTCAACTTCTTTGACGCTGAATGGGAGAAGCGGCAAATAGAAAAGCGTTTAGGACGCGATCTTTAA